From the Streptomyces syringium genome, one window contains:
- a CDS encoding ATP-binding cassette domain-containing protein produces MIQAIGLTSAPRRNHPPAVDDLTFEARPGRVTVLLGEPGAGKTSALRLMLRLDPGRGVALFRGRTLDRVAHPTREIGVLLGDVPGHPARTARGHLRMLSAAAGVPAERADDVLEVVGLSGLADQRIGDFSLGMDRRLGLAAALLGDPHTLLLDEPAEGLSPRETAWLHGMLRGYAAQGGAVLVTSGDPREAARIGDRVVTVERGRLVADQEAAAFARTRLRPRVVVHSPFASRLAHVLTVEADVVRASPDGPPVEVTHEGGSRIHVYGSSCAAVGETAYRHGILVHRLADETGDTGPVSPLHRADGRRPDTTDPAAAAEPEAEPGTAPAVEAATGTGPPPRPVPTSRSQARLQPRLPAPGPVWPLLYELRRATGVRTGWITGAVSLAASLVTSVLLARTSGTPALRLLTGWPALLPLPPAAFGAGLLGALAFGQEFRYPALAPDQGTVPRRLGLLAAKLAVTAMAALLLAFASLGLDAAALRLLFGDPAVVLPDDWALTLVGWAGLTLGCAWAGLLAAGVFRSTALGLVAVLAVPTLVMPVLGGVLTHPTARSLIGLPGRLRATALVQWPSGVDQALSAALRLMSQPVGWALALSFAVLLGAYVLTVFRGRPR; encoded by the coding sequence ATGATCCAGGCCATCGGGCTGACCAGCGCCCCCCGCCGCAACCACCCTCCCGCCGTCGACGACCTCACCTTCGAGGCCCGCCCCGGCCGGGTCACCGTTCTGCTCGGCGAGCCCGGGGCGGGCAAGACCAGCGCGCTGCGGCTCATGCTGCGGCTCGACCCCGGGCGCGGGGTCGCGCTCTTCCGCGGGCGCACGCTCGACCGGGTCGCCCACCCCACCCGCGAGATCGGCGTGTTGCTCGGCGACGTCCCGGGTCACCCCGCCCGCACCGCCCGCGGCCATCTGCGGATGCTCAGCGCCGCCGCCGGGGTCCCCGCGGAGCGCGCCGACGACGTCCTCGAGGTCGTCGGCCTCAGCGGCCTCGCCGACCAGCGCATCGGTGACTTCTCCCTCGGCATGGACCGCCGTCTCGGCCTCGCCGCGGCACTCCTCGGCGACCCGCACACCCTGCTGCTCGACGAACCCGCCGAAGGCCTCTCGCCGCGTGAGACGGCGTGGCTGCACGGCATGCTGCGCGGCTACGCCGCCCAGGGCGGCGCCGTCCTCGTCACCTCCGGCGACCCCCGTGAGGCGGCCCGCATCGGCGACCGGGTCGTCACCGTCGAGCGGGGCCGGCTCGTCGCCGACCAGGAGGCCGCGGCCTTCGCCCGGACCCGGCTGCGCCCCCGGGTCGTCGTCCACTCGCCCTTTGCGAGCCGCCTCGCCCACGTCCTCACGGTCGAAGCCGACGTGGTGCGCGCGTCCCCCGACGGGCCGCCCGTGGAGGTGACGCACGAGGGCGGCAGCCGGATCCATGTCTACGGCAGCAGCTGCGCCGCCGTCGGCGAGACCGCCTACCGCCACGGCATCCTCGTGCACCGCCTGGCCGACGAGACCGGGGACACCGGCCCCGTGTCCCCCCTGCACCGTGCCGACGGCCGCCGCCCCGACACCACGGATCCCGCGGCCGCCGCGGAACCGGAAGCGGAGCCCGGCACCGCCCCTGCCGTGGAAGCCGCCACCGGTACCGGCCCTCCGCCCCGACCGGTGCCGACCTCCCGCTCCCAGGCCCGCCTCCAGCCCCGGCTGCCCGCCCCCGGGCCCGTCTGGCCGCTGCTCTACGAACTGCGCCGCGCCACGGGCGTGCGGACCGGCTGGATCACCGGCGCCGTCTCCCTCGCGGCCTCACTCGTGACCTCCGTGCTGCTCGCCCGCACCAGCGGCACCCCGGCGCTGCGCCTCCTCACCGGCTGGCCGGCGCTGCTGCCCCTCCCCCCGGCCGCCTTCGGCGCGGGGCTGCTCGGCGCCCTCGCCTTCGGTCAGGAGTTCCGCTACCCGGCACTGGCACCGGACCAGGGCACCGTCCCCCGGCGCCTCGGACTGCTCGCCGCCAAGCTCGCGGTCACGGCGATGGCCGCCCTGCTGCTCGCCTTCGCCTCCCTCGGCCTCGACGCGGCCGCCCTGAGGCTGCTCTTCGGAGACCCCGCCGTCGTCCTCCCCGACGACTGGGCCCTCACGCTCGTCGGCTGGGCCGGGCTCACCCTCGGCTGCGCGTGGGCCGGCCTGCTCGCCGCGGGCGTGTTCCGGTCCACCGCCCTCGGGCTGGTGGCGGTGCTCGCGGTGCCCACTCTGGTGATGCCCGTCCTGGGCGGGGTGCTCACCCACCCGACGGCCCGCTCCCTGATCGGTCTCCCGGGGCGGTTGCGTGCGACGGCCCTGGTGCAGTGGCCGTCCGGGGTGGACCAGGCGCTCTCCGCGGCCCTGCGGCTGATGTCCCAGCCCGTCGGCTGGGCGCTGGCCCTGTCCTTCGCGGTGCTCCTGGGGGCGTACGTGCTCACCGTCTTCCGCGGCAGGCCGCGTTGA
- a CDS encoding FadR/GntR family transcriptional regulator, translating to MLFTKDLKGSQRVADKGCVSTLAHTMMTAARPADSGLAGSGELDRYSYAEAPGVDRGASSAWDGDAELSRAGRRAAGSRGRGLHGQLVQQLGQMIVSGDLGADRPLVPEEIGQRFEVSRTVVRESLRVLEAKGLVSARPNVGTRVRPVSDWNLLDPDIIEWRAFGPQREDQRRELCELRWTIEPLAARLAAGHGREDVQQRLADMAEIMGHALAQGDSLTFSRADAEFHSLLLQVAGNRMLEHLSGIVSAALHVSGAPVSGCDRPTETGVGQHLRIVDAVGAGDAAGAEAAMRQLLVTHPDVERVVPAPREH from the coding sequence GTGCTTTTCACCAAAGACCTCAAGGGCTCTCAACGTGTCGCCGACAAAGGATGCGTGAGTACCCTTGCGCACACCATGATGACCGCGGCTCGCCCCGCCGACTCCGGCCTCGCAGGATCGGGCGAGCTTGACCGTTACTCCTACGCGGAGGCCCCCGGGGTCGACCGCGGGGCGTCGTCCGCCTGGGACGGCGACGCGGAGCTGAGCCGGGCCGGCCGCCGCGCGGCCGGCAGCCGCGGCCGAGGGCTGCACGGCCAGCTCGTCCAACAGCTGGGCCAGATGATCGTCTCCGGCGACCTGGGCGCCGACCGCCCGCTCGTCCCGGAGGAGATCGGGCAGCGCTTCGAGGTCTCCCGGACCGTCGTCCGCGAGTCCCTGCGCGTCCTCGAAGCGAAGGGCCTGGTCAGTGCCCGGCCCAACGTCGGCACCCGCGTCCGTCCCGTCAGCGACTGGAACCTCCTCGACCCGGACATCATCGAATGGCGGGCCTTCGGCCCCCAGCGGGAAGACCAGCGCCGCGAGCTGTGCGAGCTGCGCTGGACCATCGAGCCGCTCGCCGCCCGGCTCGCGGCCGGACACGGGCGCGAGGACGTCCAGCAGCGCCTCGCCGACATGGCCGAGATCATGGGCCACGCGCTGGCCCAGGGTGACTCCCTCACCTTCTCCCGCGCCGACGCCGAGTTCCACTCCCTCCTCCTCCAGGTCGCGGGCAACCGCATGCTCGAGCACCTCTCGGGCATCGTCTCCGCCGCGCTGCACGTCTCGGGCGCCCCGGTCAGCGGTTGCGACCGCCCCACCGAGACCGGAGTCGGCCAGCACCTGCGGATCGTGGACGCCGTGGGCGCGGGAGACGCCGCCGGGGCGGAGGCCGCGATGCGTCAGCTGCTCGTCACCCACCCCGACGTCGAGCGCGTGGTGCCCGCCCCGCGCGAGCACTGA
- a CDS encoding glycogen debranching N-terminal domain-containing protein, whose translation MHGNVPHGHPTLTPSPAAPGPAPGPVRGSASTRRPPPTPRPGRAQGPQPVHNALICVALPALAISGEDGQLTGHGLDGFYRAGRRLLARCRLRVGGAEPVPVQGRMLAADRARFVGTVRTVADSGPDPAVTVERLRDAEGCERITLRSTAARALKLGVEVSLGTDLAELGAVASGLAGPEVPAAVHACGLRWSAAGAQVMVTADPPPGDSLASAGLLCWELELPPGGTRSIELRVRLEPPGRARPAETAVPRGRGGTAPWGEAAAEGDDPRAAALLEASLDDLRALLVRDPGQPADVHLAAGVPWRCGHLAPAEALWAARMTLPLGVRLAAGTLRTLARAQLPGPHGDGGRIPGALRHAGAHLPPGCTGIEATLLFPVVLAEARRWGLAEREAEALLPAAERCLGWLRTAVGEGRYLADPVPGGPYRCEVQAHAHRAALLGADLLEAYGRPGAERWRDWAGELRRRFRDDFWAEDPGGGRPVAARMPDGRRIPQLGCASAHLLDTGLLGAGEYAPGLLDKVQTEQLARLLGGPALDSGWGLRSLGAKEQGHNPFGHRSGAVRVHETAVAVAGLAAAGYEKEAGGLLRGTLDAAEAFGYRLPEMYAGEQRTTGSVPLPHPAACRPAAVAAAGAVQLLTTLVGVRPDVPAGSVAVRPPRTAPLGALRFTGLRVADQPFAVRISRLGLGMVEEAADGLQLGV comes from the coding sequence ATGCACGGCAATGTCCCCCATGGTCATCCGACCTTGACCCCGAGCCCGGCCGCCCCCGGCCCGGCCCCCGGCCCGGTACGGGGCTCCGCCTCGACACGCCGCCCGCCCCCCACCCCGCGCCCGGGGCGTGCTCAAGGGCCACAGCCCGTGCACAACGCACTGATCTGCGTGGCACTGCCCGCTCTCGCGATCTCCGGTGAGGACGGACAGCTCACCGGGCACGGCCTCGACGGCTTCTACCGCGCGGGGCGGCGGCTGCTGGCGCGCTGCCGGTTGCGGGTCGGCGGAGCCGAACCTGTGCCCGTGCAGGGACGGATGCTCGCCGCCGACCGGGCCCGCTTCGTGGGCACCGTGCGCACCGTCGCCGACTCGGGGCCCGACCCGGCCGTCACCGTCGAGCGGCTGCGGGACGCTGAGGGATGCGAGCGGATCACCCTGCGCAGCACGGCCGCACGGGCCTTGAAGCTGGGCGTCGAAGTATCCCTGGGCACCGACCTCGCGGAGCTCGGTGCGGTCGCCTCGGGCCTGGCCGGACCCGAGGTTCCCGCCGCGGTGCACGCCTGCGGGCTGCGCTGGTCGGCGGCGGGAGCCCAGGTGATGGTCACCGCCGACCCGCCGCCCGGGGACTCCCTCGCCTCGGCCGGACTGCTGTGCTGGGAGCTGGAGCTGCCGCCCGGTGGAACGCGAAGCATCGAGCTCCGCGTCAGGCTCGAACCGCCCGGACGGGCCCGGCCGGCCGAGACCGCGGTGCCCCGGGGCCGCGGCGGCACCGCGCCCTGGGGCGAGGCGGCGGCGGAGGGGGACGACCCGCGGGCGGCGGCCCTGCTGGAAGCCAGTCTCGACGATCTCCGCGCGCTGCTGGTCCGCGATCCGGGGCAGCCCGCCGACGTCCACCTCGCCGCGGGCGTCCCCTGGCGCTGCGGTCACCTCGCACCCGCCGAGGCGCTGTGGGCCGCCCGGATGACCCTGCCCCTGGGAGTCCGCCTCGCCGCGGGGACGCTGCGCACCCTGGCCCGCGCGCAACTGCCCGGGCCGCACGGCGACGGCGGCCGCATCCCCGGGGCGCTGCGGCACGCGGGAGCGCACCTGCCGCCCGGGTGCACGGGCATCGAGGCGACCTTGCTGTTCCCCGTGGTCCTCGCCGAGGCCCGGCGATGGGGGCTCGCCGAGCGGGAGGCCGAGGCCCTGCTGCCGGCCGCCGAGCGGTGCCTGGGGTGGCTGCGGACGGCGGTGGGGGAGGGCCGCTACCTCGCGGACCCGGTGCCGGGCGGGCCGTACCGCTGCGAAGTGCAGGCGCACGCACATCGTGCCGCGCTGCTCGGCGCGGATCTCCTGGAGGCGTACGGCCGACCCGGCGCGGAGCGCTGGCGCGACTGGGCGGGCGAGCTGCGGCGGCGCTTCCGGGACGATTTCTGGGCCGAGGACCCCGGCGGCGGCCGCCCCGTCGCCGCCCGGATGCCGGACGGCCGGCGGATACCGCAGCTGGGCTGCGCCTCCGCGCACCTGCTCGACACGGGCCTGCTCGGAGCCGGCGAGTACGCCCCGGGGCTGCTCGACAAGGTGCAGACCGAGCAGCTGGCCAGACTGCTCGGCGGGCCGGCGCTCGACTCCGGCTGGGGGTTGCGCAGCCTCGGGGCGAAGGAGCAGGGCCACAACCCCTTCGGACACCGCAGCGGAGCCGTGCGGGTCCATGAGACGGCCGTGGCCGTGGCCGGGCTGGCGGCCGCCGGCTACGAGAAGGAGGCAGGAGGGCTGTTGCGCGGCACCCTCGACGCCGCCGAGGCCTTCGGCTACCGACTGCCGGAAATGTACGCGGGGGAGCAGCGCACCACCGGCAGCGTGCCCCTGCCGCATCCGGCCGCCTGCCGCCCCGCCGCCGTCGCGGCAGCGGGCGCGGTCCAGCTCCTGACCACCCTCGTCGGGGTGCGCCCCGACGTGCCGGCCGGAAGCGTGGCGGTCCGCCCGCCGCGGACCGCGCCGCTGGGCGCCCTGCGGTTCACCGGGCTGCGGGTCGCCGACCAGCCGTTCGCCGTGCGGATCAGCAGGCTCGGTCTCGGCATGGTCGAAGAAGCCGCCGACGGTCTTCAACTGGGAGTGTGA
- a CDS encoding ribonuclease HII, which produces MPYEPPTHRVERSLRATTGAKIVAGVDEVGRGAWAGPVTVCAAVTGLRRPPDGLTDSKLLTPKRRTALAQQLESWVTAHALGDASPQEIDELGMTAALRLAACRALDALPVRPDAVILDGKHDYLGDPWKVRTVIKGDQSCVVVAAASVIAKVRRDAMMAELGAVHADFGFGDNAGYPSPVHRAALEELGPTPYHRMSWAYLDALPRWQHLKRPRISPETVALEAGGQIGFDF; this is translated from the coding sequence ATGCCGTACGAACCGCCTACCCACCGCGTCGAGCGCTCGCTCCGCGCCACGACCGGAGCCAAGATCGTCGCCGGTGTCGACGAGGTCGGCCGGGGCGCCTGGGCCGGTCCGGTCACCGTCTGCGCGGCTGTCACGGGGCTGCGTCGGCCGCCGGACGGCCTCACCGACTCCAAGCTCCTGACGCCCAAGCGGCGCACCGCGCTCGCCCAGCAGCTGGAGAGCTGGGTGACCGCCCACGCCCTCGGTGACGCCTCCCCTCAGGAGATCGACGAGCTGGGGATGACGGCGGCGCTGCGCCTGGCCGCGTGCCGCGCCCTGGACGCGCTGCCGGTGCGGCCCGACGCGGTGATCCTCGACGGCAAGCACGACTACCTCGGCGACCCCTGGAAGGTCCGTACGGTCATCAAGGGCGACCAGTCCTGTGTGGTCGTCGCCGCGGCCTCCGTGATCGCCAAGGTCCGGCGCGACGCGATGATGGCCGAACTGGGCGCCGTCCACGCGGACTTCGGTTTCGGTGACAACGCCGGATACCCCTCGCCGGTGCACCGGGCCGCTCTGGAGGAGCTGGGCCCGACTCCGTACCACCGGATGTCCTGGGCCTACTTGGACGCGCTGCCGCGGTGGCAGCACCTCAAACGGCCGCGCATCAGCCCCGAAACCGTCGCCTTGGAGGCCGGAGGCCAGATCGGCTTCGACTTCTGA
- a CDS encoding RecQ family ATP-dependent DNA helicase gives MSNEDLRVSADTVLARLVGDTTGTAKLREDQWRAIEALVAEHRRALVVQRTGWGKSAVYFVATALLRERGSGPTVIVSPLLALMRNQVEAAARAGIRARTINSANVEEWDTVQAEIAAGEVDVLLVSPERLNNPDFRDQVLPKLAAATGLLVVDEAHCISDWGHDFRPDYRRLRTMLADLPPGVPVLATTATANARVTADVAEQLGTGEGAAQTLVLRGPLDRESLSLGVLRLPDAAHRLAWLADHLDELPGSGIIYTLTVAAAEEVTAFLRRRGHTVSSYTGKTENADRQQAEEDLLANRVKALVATSALGMGFDKPDLGFVVHLGSPSSPIAYYQQVGRAGRGVKHAEVLLLPGREDEAIWKYFASLAFPPEDQVRRTLDVLAASDRPVSLPALEPQVELRRSRLETMLKVLDVDGAVHRVKGGWTATGRPWAYDGERYAWVARQREAEQQAMRDYATTTECRMEFLRRQLDDEQAAPCGRCDNCVGARFTAEVSSVALDASRGELGRPGVEVEPRRMWPTGMAAVGVDLKGRIPAGEQAATGRALGRLSDIGWGNRLRPLLAPQTPDGRIPDDVADAVVTVLADWAKGPGGWASGAPDAPSRPVGVVTLASRTRPQLIGSLGHHIATVGRMPLLGSVEYRDEATDTRLPRTNSAQRLRALDGALTVPPALAQALASADGPVLLVDDMADTGWTLAVAARLLRRSGAKEVFPLVLAVQG, from the coding sequence ATGAGCAACGAAGATCTCCGCGTCTCGGCCGACACCGTCCTGGCCCGCCTCGTCGGCGACACGACGGGCACGGCGAAGCTCCGTGAGGATCAGTGGCGCGCGATCGAGGCGCTGGTCGCGGAGCACCGCCGCGCGCTCGTGGTGCAGCGCACCGGCTGGGGCAAGTCGGCTGTCTACTTCGTCGCCACCGCGCTCCTGCGCGAGCGCGGCAGCGGCCCGACGGTCATCGTCTCCCCGCTGCTCGCCCTGATGCGCAACCAGGTGGAGGCCGCCGCGCGGGCCGGGATCCGCGCGCGCACGATCAACTCCGCCAATGTCGAGGAATGGGACACCGTCCAGGCCGAGATCGCCGCGGGCGAGGTCGACGTGCTGCTGGTGAGCCCCGAGCGGCTCAACAACCCGGACTTCCGCGATCAGGTGCTGCCCAAGCTCGCCGCAGCCACCGGCCTGCTCGTCGTCGACGAGGCCCACTGCATCTCCGACTGGGGCCACGACTTCCGGCCCGACTACCGCCGGCTGCGCACCATGCTGGCCGACCTGCCCCCGGGCGTGCCCGTCCTTGCGACGACCGCCACCGCCAACGCCCGGGTCACCGCCGACGTCGCCGAGCAGTTGGGGACGGGCGAGGGCGCCGCTCAAACGCTCGTGCTGCGTGGCCCGCTGGACCGGGAGAGCCTGAGCCTCGGCGTCCTGCGGCTCCCCGACGCCGCCCACCGGCTGGCCTGGCTCGCCGACCACCTCGACGAGCTGCCGGGCTCCGGCATCATCTACACCCTCACGGTCGCCGCCGCCGAGGAAGTGACGGCCTTCCTGCGCCGACGCGGGCACACGGTCTCCTCCTACACCGGCAAGACGGAGAACGCCGACCGGCAGCAGGCGGAGGAGGACCTGCTCGCCAACCGGGTCAAGGCGCTCGTCGCCACCTCCGCCCTGGGCATGGGTTTCGACAAGCCCGACCTCGGTTTCGTGGTCCATCTGGGCTCGCCGTCCTCCCCCATCGCCTACTACCAGCAGGTAGGCCGTGCCGGCCGCGGCGTCAAGCACGCCGAAGTCCTGCTGCTCCCGGGCCGCGAGGACGAGGCGATCTGGAAGTACTTCGCCTCGCTCGCCTTCCCTCCGGAGGATCAGGTGCGCCGCACGCTGGACGTGCTGGCGGCCTCCGACCGGCCCGTGTCCCTCCCCGCCCTGGAGCCGCAGGTCGAGCTGCGGCGCTCACGCCTGGAGACCATGCTCAAGGTCCTCGACGTGGACGGCGCGGTGCACCGCGTCAAGGGAGGCTGGACCGCGACCGGCCGGCCGTGGGCCTACGACGGCGAGCGGTACGCGTGGGTCGCGCGACAGCGCGAGGCCGAGCAGCAGGCGATGCGGGACTACGCCACCACGACGGAGTGCCGGATGGAGTTTCTGCGCCGCCAGTTGGACGACGAGCAGGCGGCCCCCTGCGGGCGTTGCGACAACTGCGTGGGAGCGAGGTTCACAGCCGAGGTCTCCAGCGTGGCCCTGGACGCCTCGCGCGGCGAACTGGGGCGCCCCGGTGTGGAGGTCGAACCGCGGCGAATGTGGCCGACGGGCATGGCCGCCGTGGGCGTGGATCTCAAGGGCCGTATTCCGGCGGGCGAGCAGGCCGCCACCGGACGGGCGCTCGGTCGGCTCTCCGACATCGGCTGGGGCAACCGGCTGCGACCGCTCCTCGCCCCGCAGACGCCGGACGGTCGGATTCCGGACGATGTGGCGGACGCGGTGGTGACCGTGCTGGCCGACTGGGCCAAGGGGCCCGGTGGTTGGGCGTCCGGCGCCCCCGACGCCCCTTCCCGTCCGGTGGGCGTCGTCACCCTCGCCTCCCGCACCCGCCCCCAGCTGATCGGGTCCCTCGGCCACCACATCGCCACCGTCGGCCGGATGCCCCTGCTGGGCTCCGTCGAATACCGGGACGAGGCGACGGACACCAGGCTGCCGCGCACCAACAGCGCGCAGCGCCTGCGGGCGCTCGACGGGGCGCTGACGGTGCCCCCCGCCCTCGCCCAGGCGCTCGCGTCGGCGGACGGGCCGGTACTGCTCGTGGACGACATGGCCGACACCGGTTGGACCCTCGCCGTGGCCGCGAGGCTGCTGCGCCGGTCCGGCGCCAAGGAGGTGTTCCCGCTGGTCCTGGCGGTTCAGGGGTGA
- a CDS encoding NUDIX hydrolase, with amino-acid sequence MPYDPSAFPPFAVTVDLVVLTVRRHALCALAVRRGEPPYQGRWALPGGFVRGDEDLATAAARELAEETGLHAQDPAGPAPVNAAHLEQLATYGDPKRDPRMRVVSVAHLALAPDLPAPRAGGDARSVRWAPVGDLLDQEDGYGRDGELAAPLAFDHARILADGVERARSKIEYSSLATAFCPQEFTVGELRRVYEAVWGVALDPRNFHRKVTGTPGFLVPTGGTTTRQGGRPAQLFRAGGATLLNPPMLRPEA; translated from the coding sequence ATGCCCTACGACCCGTCGGCCTTTCCGCCCTTCGCCGTCACCGTCGACCTGGTCGTGCTCACCGTGCGGCGCCACGCGCTGTGCGCGCTGGCCGTCCGTCGGGGCGAGCCCCCCTACCAAGGGCGCTGGGCGCTGCCGGGCGGGTTCGTCAGGGGGGACGAGGACCTGGCGACCGCGGCGGCCCGTGAGCTGGCCGAGGAGACCGGGCTGCACGCCCAGGACCCCGCCGGGCCCGCCCCCGTGAACGCCGCGCATCTGGAACAGCTCGCCACCTACGGCGACCCCAAGCGCGACCCCCGCATGCGGGTCGTCAGCGTGGCGCACCTCGCCCTCGCGCCGGATCTGCCCGCCCCGCGCGCCGGCGGCGACGCGCGCAGCGTGCGGTGGGCCCCCGTGGGAGACCTGCTGGACCAGGAGGACGGCTACGGCCGCGACGGGGAGCTGGCCGCGCCGCTCGCCTTCGATCACGCCCGCATCCTCGCCGACGGGGTCGAGCGGGCCCGCTCCAAGATCGAGTACTCCTCGCTGGCCACCGCCTTCTGCCCGCAGGAATTCACCGTCGGCGAGCTGCGCCGGGTGTACGAGGCGGTGTGGGGCGTCGCCCTGGATCCACGGAACTTCCATCGCAAGGTCACCGGCACCCCCGGCTTCCTGGTGCCCACCGGCGGGACGACGACCCGTCAGGGCGGTCGCCCCGCACAGCTCTTCCGGGCCGGTGGGGCCACTTTGCTGAACCCGCCGATGCTGCGCCCCGAGGCATAG
- a CDS encoding DUF4192 domain-containing protein: MTKRDESARPSTSSAASATPSGAPTVPTEEQISLRSPAELADALPYLLGFFPDDSVVMVALHGERGRFGGRLRLGIPRTREEWPEVSTQLAETLIAGSSKRGARPDGIVLFLCQDPGPGETARDVMERLRPLAQCLRLACGGLEVPVYEALCISDGRFWSYCCPDTRCCPPDGTPLAVPGTSVMAAAAAYAGIQVRGSLRQMEARLAPLTGPPAEEQERALDAAAVDLVPRILRGADCETVREETMGLARLVLDRLHAAPPNARRPEADAQDDALLAHDEAAAIILGLQDRATRDRAAEWMEGPLAPTVLRLWRALARRCVSSYGEHAAAPLTLAGWVAWSTGDQPEARVALSRALAADPDYLFAQLLQRACNEGMDPEPLRRCLRRERAGRAVHAAAHAEADRARSADAEGDAPGGQRASRVRRRRRPPLTGTAEAGTGSRTAGPLRNAGSVRPTGPGGATGPAGKARARRRNGPRGARGRQ, encoded by the coding sequence ATGACCAAGCGCGATGAATCAGCCCGCCCGTCCACCTCGTCCGCCGCCTCCGCCACCCCGTCCGGCGCGCCCACCGTGCCCACGGAGGAGCAGATCAGCCTCCGCAGCCCGGCCGAGCTGGCCGACGCCCTGCCGTACCTCCTCGGCTTCTTCCCGGACGACAGCGTCGTCATGGTCGCGCTCCACGGCGAGCGCGGCCGCTTCGGCGGCCGGCTCAGGCTCGGCATTCCGCGGACCCGCGAGGAATGGCCGGAGGTCAGCACCCAGCTCGCCGAGACGCTCATCGCGGGCAGCAGCAAGCGCGGCGCCCGGCCCGACGGCATCGTCCTCTTCCTCTGCCAGGACCCCGGACCCGGGGAGACCGCGCGGGACGTGATGGAGCGGCTGCGCCCGCTCGCCCAGTGCCTGCGCCTCGCGTGCGGAGGGCTGGAAGTCCCGGTGTACGAGGCGTTGTGCATCTCCGACGGCCGCTTCTGGTCCTACTGCTGCCCCGACACCCGGTGCTGTCCGCCGGACGGCACGCCGCTGGCCGTGCCCGGCACCTCGGTCATGGCGGCGGCCGCCGCCTATGCCGGCATCCAGGTGCGCGGATCCCTGCGCCAGATGGAAGCCCGGCTCGCACCGCTCACCGGCCCCCCGGCCGAGGAACAGGAGCGGGCGCTCGACGCCGCGGCCGTCGATCTCGTGCCCCGCATCCTCCGCGGGGCGGACTGCGAGACGGTGCGCGAGGAGACGATGGGCCTGGCGCGGCTGGTGCTGGACCGACTCCATGCCGCCCCGCCGAACGCCCGGCGGCCGGAGGCGGACGCCCAGGACGACGCCCTCCTCGCCCACGACGAAGCCGCCGCGATCATCCTCGGGCTCCAGGACCGCGCCACCCGGGACCGGGCGGCGGAATGGATGGAGGGCCCCCTCGCGCCCACGGTGCTGCGCCTCTGGCGCGCCCTCGCCCGGCGCTGTGTGTCCTCGTACGGCGAGCACGCGGCCGCGCCGCTCACCCTCGCCGGCTGGGTCGCCTGGTCCACCGGAGACCAGCCGGAGGCCCGGGTCGCGCTGAGCCGCGCCCTGGCGGCCGACCCCGACTATCTCTTCGCCCAGCTCCTGCAGCGCGCCTGCAACGAGGGAATGGACCCCGAGCCGCTGCGCCGCTGCCTGCGCCGCGAGCGCGCCGGCCGCGCCGTTCATGCCGCCGCGCACGCCGAAGCGGACCGGGCCCGGAGCGCGGATGCGGAAGGTGACGCCCCGGGCGGTCAGCGGGCGTCCCGGGTCAGGCGGCGCCGGCGCCCGCCCCTCACCGGCACGGCCGAAGCCGGTACGGGCAGCCGGACGGCCGGTCCCCTCAGGAACGCCGGAAGCGTGCGCCCCACCGGCCCCGGCGGGGCGACCGGGCCCGCGGGCAAGGCACGGGCACGACGGCGGAACGGGCCCCGAGGGGCCCGTGGCCGGCAGTGA